A single Acidimicrobiales bacterium DNA region contains:
- a CDS encoding nitroreductase family protein, which yields MDIWEAMYTTRAMRRLDSRPVPEADLWKICEAATKGPSGSNAQPVRWIVVTDADKRAQLGAIYKKCWEPVSKMYGGNIDARDTQQARVFDSANYLGDHMGDAPAIIIPASKNGDPGSVYGALQNLFLAARALGLGTTLTTVHQFAEDEVRAVLGIPSDVKTWAMVPVGYPLGKWGEAKRRPVEDVTYWNGWKATRSRQ from the coding sequence ATGGACATCTGGGAAGCCATGTACACGACGCGGGCGATGCGCCGACTCGACAGCCGGCCCGTCCCGGAAGCGGATCTGTGGAAGATCTGCGAGGCGGCGACGAAGGGCCCGTCGGGATCGAACGCGCAGCCGGTGCGCTGGATCGTCGTGACCGACGCCGACAAGCGGGCCCAGCTCGGTGCCATCTACAAGAAGTGCTGGGAGCCCGTCTCCAAGATGTACGGCGGCAACATCGACGCCCGCGACACGCAGCAGGCGCGGGTGTTCGATTCGGCCAACTACCTCGGCGACCACATGGGCGACGCCCCGGCGATCATCATCCCGGCGTCGAAGAACGGTGACCCCGGCTCGGTGTACGGCGCGCTCCAGAACCTGTTCCTCGCCGCTCGCGCCCTTGGTCTCGGCACGACGCTCACCACCGTGCACCAGTTCGCCGAAGACGAAGTGCGCGCCGTGCTCGGTATCCCGTCGGACGTGAAGACGTGGGCGATGGTCCCGGTCGGCTACCCGTTGGGCAAGTGGGGCGAGGCCAAGCGCCGCCCCGTCGAAGACGTCACGTACTGGAACGGTTGGAAGGCGACCCGGTCCCGGCAGTAG
- a CDS encoding MarR family transcriptional regulator produces MDPVLHDERITAVGLFIEAYDALMRALDDASVPANFGILLRLGRSDGQRLRMSDLAAQTGLSPSGLSRAIDRLSAEGLVERTTCPEDARGAFAQLTPKGNKVTVAAVKRHLDALQSNYVEVLSAEERHQLESVCRTLRDRLNPCATAGTGSPSNRSST; encoded by the coding sequence GTGGATCCGGTCCTGCACGACGAGCGCATCACCGCCGTCGGTCTCTTCATCGAGGCCTACGACGCGCTCATGCGCGCCCTCGACGACGCCAGCGTGCCGGCCAACTTCGGGATCCTTCTCCGCTTGGGACGCTCCGACGGCCAGCGCCTGCGCATGTCGGACCTCGCGGCGCAGACGGGTCTCAGCCCGAGCGGCTTGTCACGCGCGATTGACCGCCTGAGCGCCGAAGGCTTGGTCGAGCGCACGACGTGCCCCGAAGACGCACGCGGTGCCTTCGCGCAGCTGACGCCCAAGGGCAACAAAGTGACGGTGGCCGCGGTCAAGCGGCACCTCGACGCGCTCCAGTCGAACTACGTCGAGGTGCTCAGCGCCGAGGAACGCCACCAGCTCGAGTCGGTGTGCCGCACCCTGCGCGACCGCCTCAACCCCTGCGCTACTGCCGGGACCGGGTCGCCTTCCAACCGTTCCAGTACGTGA
- a CDS encoding DUF4118 domain-containing protein — protein MSSLPPKRGLLRIYLGAAPGVGKTYAMLNEGRRGLSRGKDVVVGVVETHGRANTQAQIGDLEVIPRRTVEYRGTTLTEMDTDAIIKRHPQQVLVDELAHTNAPGSDCEKRWQDIDRILDAGIDVISTVNVQHLESLNDVVEQITGITQRETVPDAWVRNADQIELVDMSSEALRRRMAHGNIYPAERIDAALGNYFRLGNLTALRELALLWVADRVDESLAGYRERHGIADPWETRERVVVALTGAPGGDDLIRRAARIASRVKGDLIGIHVDTGAAAGRASGLGEHRELLRQVGGRYVEVAGDDVSRALVDAARAEQATQLIVGATRRSRFSELFSGSVINKVMRLAGDIDVLVIGSAEPSSERAPVRAPHLKRNLPWRRRVAGWALAVVGPLLLGLFLSAGNDVLQLSTVFLLFALLVVATSAVGGVGPAVLVAAISALVVNWYFVPPVHTFTIQDGENVVSLVVFVAVGLIVSWFVSTAARRATEAARARSEAETLVRMAAASMTADPMAALVEHVRASFNLRGVSVLERSNGGWSVDASAGEDPPLTPEAADEVLAIDEQVSLALAGDHIHAEDRIVLSAFCAQLAVAFKSRRLASDAAAATELAAADELRSGLLAAVSHDLRTPLASIKAGVSSLLADDVAWSREAVLDFLHAIDDETDRLYALVANLLDMSRINARALHVGRVAVGVEEIVPAALASLGDRGRGGHVRVDVPETLPRVSTDPALLERALANIIDNALAWSPEDEPVRVEAGVVGDAVHVRVVDRGPGIAPADRERVFLPFQRVGDRSNGAGVGLGLAVAKGFVDAVGADLTLDDTPGGGTTMVVAVPLAHA, from the coding sequence GTGAGCTCGCTGCCCCCCAAGCGTGGTCTGCTACGGATCTATCTCGGTGCCGCGCCCGGCGTCGGCAAGACCTACGCCATGCTCAACGAGGGGCGCCGCGGGTTGTCACGCGGCAAGGACGTCGTGGTCGGGGTCGTCGAGACGCACGGGCGCGCGAATACGCAGGCGCAGATCGGCGATCTCGAGGTCATCCCGCGCCGGACCGTCGAGTACCGCGGGACGACGCTGACCGAGATGGACACCGACGCCATCATCAAGCGGCATCCCCAGCAGGTTCTCGTCGACGAGCTGGCGCACACCAACGCGCCGGGGAGCGACTGCGAAAAGCGCTGGCAGGACATCGATCGCATCCTCGACGCCGGCATCGACGTCATCTCCACGGTCAACGTGCAGCACCTCGAGAGCCTCAACGACGTGGTCGAGCAGATCACCGGTATCACCCAGCGCGAGACGGTGCCTGATGCGTGGGTGCGCAACGCCGACCAGATCGAACTGGTCGACATGTCGTCCGAGGCGCTGCGCCGGCGCATGGCGCACGGCAACATCTACCCGGCCGAGCGGATCGACGCCGCCCTCGGCAACTACTTCCGCCTCGGCAACCTGACCGCCCTGCGCGAGCTCGCCCTGTTGTGGGTGGCCGACCGCGTCGACGAGTCCCTCGCGGGCTACCGGGAGCGCCACGGCATCGCCGACCCGTGGGAAACCCGGGAGCGGGTCGTGGTGGCGCTCACGGGCGCGCCCGGCGGTGACGACCTCATCCGGCGCGCGGCGCGCATCGCGTCGCGTGTCAAAGGCGACCTCATCGGCATCCACGTCGACACCGGTGCGGCCGCGGGCCGCGCGTCCGGCCTTGGCGAGCACCGGGAGTTGTTGCGGCAGGTCGGTGGACGCTACGTCGAGGTCGCGGGCGACGACGTGTCGCGCGCGCTCGTCGACGCGGCGCGCGCCGAGCAGGCCACGCAGCTCATCGTCGGCGCAACCCGCCGGTCACGCTTCAGCGAGTTGTTCTCGGGCTCGGTCATCAACAAGGTCATGCGTCTCGCCGGCGATATCGATGTGCTCGTGATCGGTTCGGCCGAGCCAAGCAGCGAGCGCGCGCCTGTGCGGGCGCCGCATCTGAAACGCAACCTGCCGTGGCGCCGGCGTGTCGCGGGGTGGGCGCTGGCGGTCGTCGGCCCGCTGCTGCTTGGTCTGTTCCTCAGCGCGGGCAACGACGTCCTGCAGCTGTCCACGGTGTTCCTCCTCTTCGCCTTGCTGGTGGTGGCCACGTCCGCCGTCGGGGGCGTCGGTCCCGCGGTGCTCGTAGCCGCCATCTCGGCGCTGGTCGTCAATTGGTATTTCGTGCCACCGGTGCACACCTTCACCATCCAGGACGGCGAGAACGTGGTGTCCCTCGTGGTGTTCGTCGCCGTGGGCTTGATCGTCTCCTGGTTCGTCTCCACCGCGGCGCGCCGCGCCACGGAGGCGGCGCGGGCACGTTCGGAAGCCGAGACGCTCGTACGGATGGCGGCGGCATCGATGACGGCGGACCCGATGGCCGCGCTGGTCGAGCACGTGCGCGCCAGCTTCAATCTGCGCGGGGTCTCGGTTCTCGAGCGGAGCAACGGCGGGTGGAGCGTTGACGCGTCGGCCGGTGAGGACCCGCCGCTGACGCCCGAAGCCGCCGACGAAGTGCTCGCCATTGACGAGCAGGTGTCGCTGGCGCTCGCCGGCGATCACATCCACGCCGAAGACCGGATCGTGCTCTCGGCGTTCTGTGCCCAACTCGCGGTTGCCTTCAAGAGCCGCCGTCTCGCTAGCGACGCCGCGGCGGCGACGGAGTTGGCGGCCGCCGACGAACTGCGGTCGGGCTTGCTGGCCGCCGTGTCGCACGACCTACGCACGCCGCTGGCGTCGATCAAGGCGGGCGTGAGTTCGTTACTCGCCGACGACGTGGCGTGGTCGCGCGAGGCGGTACTCGACTTCCTGCACGCCATCGACGACGAGACCGACCGCCTCTACGCGCTGGTGGCGAACCTGCTCGACATGAGCCGCATCAACGCCCGTGCGCTGCATGTCGGCCGGGTCGCGGTCGGCGTCGAAGAAATCGTGCCGGCGGCGCTGGCCAGTCTCGGCGATCGCGGCCGCGGCGGTCACGTCCGCGTCGATGTACCCGAGACGCTGCCGCGCGTGTCCACCGACCCGGCGCTGCTCGAACGCGCCTTGGCCAACATCATCGACAACGCCCTCGCCTGGTCACCGGAGGACGAGCCGGTGCGCGTCGAAGCCGGCGTCGTGGGCGATGCTGTGCACGTGCGCGTCGTCGACCGCGGTCCCGGAATCGCGCCCGCCGACCGCGAGCGCGTGTTCCTGCCCTTCCAACGCGTCGGGGACCGTTCGAACGGCGCCGGCGTCGGCCTCGGTCTGGCGGTGGCGAAGGGCTTCGTCGACGCCGTCGGCGCTGACCTCACGCTCGACGACACCCCCGGCGGCGGGACGACGATGGTCGTCGCCGTGCCGCTGGCCCACGCATGA
- a CDS encoding superoxide dismutase, whose amino-acid sequence MTTYSLPDLPYDYSALEPHISGRIMELHHDKHHAAYVKGANIALEKLADSRDKDDFASVAQLERNLAFNVSGHVLHSVFWTNLSPDGGGDPSGTLADALGQTFGGVGRFRKHMKEAAATIQGSGWALASWEPMAQRIVVQQVHDHQGQHGQGSIPLLAIDAWEHAYYLQYENNKADFFEAIWNVVNWSDVAARFEAARAADLLSTTR is encoded by the coding sequence ATGACGACCTACTCCCTGCCGGACCTGCCCTACGACTACAGCGCGCTGGAGCCCCACATCAGCGGGCGCATCATGGAACTGCACCACGACAAGCATCACGCCGCCTACGTGAAGGGGGCCAACATCGCGCTGGAGAAGCTGGCCGACAGCCGGGACAAGGACGACTTCGCGTCGGTCGCCCAGCTCGAACGCAATCTGGCGTTCAACGTGTCGGGCCACGTCCTGCACTCGGTGTTCTGGACGAATCTGTCGCCCGACGGCGGCGGTGATCCCTCGGGCACCCTCGCCGACGCGCTGGGCCAGACCTTCGGCGGCGTCGGTCGCTTCCGCAAGCACATGAAGGAAGCGGCGGCGACGATTCAGGGTTCGGGCTGGGCGCTGGCGTCGTGGGAGCCGATGGCGCAGCGCATCGTCGTGCAGCAGGTGCACGACCACCAGGGCCAGCACGGCCAGGGCAGCATCCCGCTACTGGCCATCGACGCGTGGGAACACGCCTATTACCTCCAGTACGAGAACAACAAGGCCGACTTCTTCGAGGCGATCTGGAACGTCGTCAACTGGAGCGACGTGGCGGCGCGTTTCGAAGCGGCGCGCGCCGCCGACCTGCTGTCTACGACTCGCTAG
- a CDS encoding tetratricopeptide repeat protein, whose protein sequence is MPDEAEVALPSSGALTFLFTDIEGSTRKAHELGEDWFTVLEMHHAVLRPVFAAHGGREVSTAGDSFFVVFEDAAQAVAATIAMQRAIAAHDWSPGPPVKVRMGLHTGPARYRAHDNDYAGLTVHAASRVESAATGAQVLITQATLDAATPAWPDGVDTIDLGFHRLKDLPSEMRLYQLAADGLEREFPPVRGLDVVRNNVPVPPSSFVGRTEVLARLHHLLDDDRLVTIVGPGGTGKTRVSLRVATERLARHGDGVWFVELAGAVDGAGVVAAFAAALGVREEAHRGLLDAIAEDVRDKNVLLVVDNCEHVIDDAAFVVERLLASGLGVRVLTTSREALELEGERLLPLAPLSVDDDGGEAVALLADRIALVQPDFVLDDTTLPDTLTIARRLDGLPLALELAAASAASLALDEIARQLDDRFDLLTRGKRTAADRQKTLRGAIEWSYGLLGDDEQLLFRRLAVFPSEFDFGLARAVCGSDLPEPDDTLAALIHKSLVSESATTRLRYLESIRAFAFDELDACGERAAIEERHARYFVDEIEEEQMERPEWVDIISDDLAAALRWGGEHDRELQLRALVLLQPFWARKGRFSEGRATCDEVLSATVDVETPHRRRALAETGRLALQQGQRDAARAYYEQAADLAERIGTPDGAQIAIGDLAQFAMWDGDFDTAEALLTRALDVARRTQREDTIALILAHLAYVAQQRGDLARAWNLALEGVETARAYPSPDVEFGLTNLLGLIARRRGDYTQARRILHDALDMATKAGNEESTSYLLLCLAAVEVDDGQPTAALPFLRSAITRAHTTGAQGDLAESLELAARVLADHAPATAAVILASSISLRETIGLVREPADQPAFEALQAQLELAEAVDADVAVALALDALGD, encoded by the coding sequence GTGCCCGACGAAGCTGAGGTAGCCCTGCCGTCGTCGGGCGCGCTCACGTTCCTGTTCACCGACATCGAAGGCTCGACGCGCAAGGCCCACGAGCTCGGCGAGGACTGGTTCACCGTTCTCGAAATGCACCATGCCGTCCTGCGGCCGGTGTTCGCCGCCCACGGCGGCCGTGAGGTGTCGACGGCGGGCGACTCGTTCTTCGTCGTGTTCGAGGACGCGGCCCAGGCGGTGGCCGCGACCATCGCCATGCAGCGCGCCATCGCGGCGCACGACTGGTCGCCGGGACCGCCGGTCAAGGTCCGGATGGGCCTCCACACCGGTCCGGCGCGGTACCGCGCCCACGACAACGACTACGCCGGGCTCACGGTGCACGCCGCGTCGCGCGTCGAGTCAGCGGCCACCGGCGCACAGGTGCTCATCACCCAAGCGACCCTCGACGCCGCGACGCCCGCCTGGCCCGACGGCGTCGACACGATCGATCTGGGGTTCCACCGCCTCAAGGACCTGCCGTCCGAGATGCGGCTGTACCAGTTGGCGGCCGACGGCCTCGAGCGCGAGTTCCCGCCCGTGCGCGGGCTCGACGTCGTGCGCAACAACGTCCCCGTGCCGCCGTCGAGCTTCGTCGGGCGCACCGAGGTGCTGGCGCGCCTGCATCACCTGCTCGACGACGACCGCTTGGTGACCATCGTCGGCCCTGGCGGAACGGGCAAGACCCGCGTGTCGCTGCGCGTCGCCACCGAGCGGCTGGCGCGCCACGGCGACGGCGTGTGGTTCGTCGAGTTGGCGGGCGCCGTCGACGGCGCCGGCGTGGTGGCGGCGTTCGCCGCGGCGTTGGGTGTGCGCGAGGAAGCGCACCGCGGGCTGCTCGACGCCATCGCCGAAGACGTCCGCGACAAGAACGTGTTGCTCGTCGTCGACAACTGCGAGCACGTGATCGACGACGCCGCGTTTGTCGTCGAGCGCCTGCTCGCGAGCGGTCTCGGTGTGCGCGTGCTGACGACGAGTCGCGAGGCCCTCGAGCTCGAAGGCGAGCGGCTGCTGCCGCTGGCGCCGCTGAGTGTCGACGACGACGGCGGTGAAGCCGTGGCCCTCCTGGCCGACCGCATCGCGCTGGTGCAGCCCGACTTCGTCCTCGACGACACCACCTTGCCCGACACGCTCACGATCGCCCGCCGCCTCGACGGCTTGCCGCTTGCCCTCGAATTGGCGGCGGCGAGCGCGGCGTCGTTGGCCCTCGACGAGATCGCGCGGCAACTCGACGATCGCTTCGACTTGCTCACCCGCGGGAAACGCACCGCTGCCGATCGCCAGAAGACCCTTCGCGGTGCGATCGAGTGGAGTTACGGGTTGCTGGGCGACGACGAGCAACTCCTCTTCCGCCGCCTCGCCGTGTTCCCGTCCGAGTTCGACTTCGGGCTCGCCCGCGCCGTGTGCGGCAGTGACCTGCCGGAACCAGACGACACGCTCGCCGCGCTGATCCACAAGTCGCTCGTGTCGGAGTCGGCCACCACGCGGTTGCGCTACCTCGAGTCGATCCGCGCCTTCGCCTTCGACGAACTCGACGCCTGCGGCGAGCGCGCCGCGATCGAGGAACGCCACGCGCGGTACTTCGTCGACGAGATCGAGGAAGAGCAGATGGAGCGCCCCGAGTGGGTCGACATCATCAGCGACGACCTCGCCGCCGCGCTCCGCTGGGGCGGTGAGCACGACCGGGAACTCCAACTGCGCGCCCTGGTGCTGCTCCAGCCGTTCTGGGCCCGCAAGGGGCGCTTCAGCGAAGGGCGCGCCACGTGCGACGAGGTCCTCTCCGCCACCGTCGACGTCGAAACCCCCCATCGCCGGCGCGCGCTGGCAGAAACCGGACGGCTGGCTCTGCAGCAGGGCCAACGCGACGCGGCGCGCGCGTATTACGAGCAGGCCGCCGACCTTGCTGAGCGCATTGGGACGCCCGACGGCGCGCAGATCGCCATCGGTGACCTCGCCCAGTTCGCGATGTGGGACGGCGACTTCGACACCGCCGAGGCGCTCCTGACGCGTGCACTCGACGTCGCCCGGCGGACCCAACGTGAAGACACGATCGCCCTGATCCTCGCGCACCTCGCCTATGTCGCCCAACAGCGGGGCGACCTGGCGCGTGCGTGGAACCTCGCGCTCGAAGGCGTCGAGACGGCACGCGCCTACCCATCACCCGACGTCGAGTTCGGCCTGACGAACTTGCTGGGCCTGATCGCTCGCCGGCGCGGCGATTACACCCAGGCGAGGCGAATCCTGCACGACGCGCTCGATATGGCGACGAAAGCCGGCAACGAGGAGTCCACGAGCTACTTGCTGTTGTGCCTGGCGGCCGTCGAGGTCGACGACGGACAGCCGACGGCGGCTCTTCCGTTCCTGCGGTCCGCAATAACGCGCGCCCACACGACCGGCGCTCAGGGCGATCTCGCCGAGAGTCTCGAACTAGCCGCGCGGGTGCTCGCCGACCACGCCCCGGCGACCGCCGCCGTCATCCTCGCGTCGTCCATCTCGTTGCGCGAAACGATCGGCTTAGTGCGCGAGCCCGCTGACCAACCGGCATTCGAGGCGTTGCAGGCGCAACTTGAGCTCGCCGAAGCAGTGGACGCCGACGTGGCGGTCGCCCTGGCGCTCGACGCGCTCGGCGACTAG
- a CDS encoding YceI family protein produces MTTTAPQNNLRSFHGLDIPEPGTFAIDTSHSSVAFTVRHLMVAKTKGRFADFAGQIILDEDPLQSSVDVTIQAASIATADDQRDGHLRSADFLDVETYPTLHFVSTAVRHKGGSSFEVAGDLTVRGVTKPVTLALDYEGTVTDPWGGQRAVFSASTKINREEFGLTWNQALETGGVLVGKDVSIDLEVEAVRQ; encoded by the coding sequence ATGACCACCACTGCCCCGCAGAACAACCTCCGCAGCTTTCACGGCCTCGACATCCCCGAGCCGGGCACCTTCGCCATCGACACGTCGCACTCGTCGGTCGCCTTCACCGTGCGCCACCTGATGGTGGCCAAGACCAAGGGCCGCTTCGCCGACTTTGCCGGCCAGATCATCCTCGACGAGGATCCGCTGCAGAGCTCGGTCGACGTCACCATCCAGGCGGCCTCGATCGCGACGGCCGACGATCAGCGCGACGGTCACCTGCGCAGCGCCGACTTCCTCGACGTCGAGACCTATCCGACGCTGCATTTCGTCAGCACCGCCGTCCGCCACAAGGGCGGCTCCAGCTTCGAAGTCGCCGGTGACCTCACCGTGCGCGGTGTGACGAAGCCCGTCACCCTCGCTCTCGACTACGAAGGCACCGTCACCGACCCGTGGGGCGGCCAGCGCGCCGTGTTCAGCGCGTCCACCAAGATCAACCGCGAAGAGTTCGGCCTCACGTGGAACCAGGCTCTGGAGACGGGTGGCGTCCTCGTGGGTAAGGATGTTTCCATCGACCTTGAAGTAGAAGCCGTCCGCCAGTAG
- a CDS encoding response regulator — translation MTAMRVLIVEDDLPLRRALMANLSARGFDVDVAGSGEEALTNAARVHPDVVLLDLGLPGIDGIEVVRGLRQWSRVPIVVLSARDAEASKVAALDAGADDYVTKPFGMDELLARLRSALRRAAPTPEEAVVATDTFSVDLGERVVTRDGAAVHLTPTEWHVLEVLVRNAGKLVTQSQLLHEVWGPQYEKETNYLRLYLAQLRRKLEPDPSQPRHLITEPGVGYRFVT, via the coding sequence ATGACCGCGATGCGGGTGTTGATCGTCGAAGACGACCTGCCGCTGCGGCGGGCCCTTATGGCCAACCTGAGCGCGCGTGGTTTCGACGTCGACGTGGCCGGGTCGGGCGAAGAGGCGCTTACCAACGCGGCGCGGGTGCACCCCGACGTCGTGTTGCTCGATTTGGGACTGCCCGGCATCGACGGCATCGAGGTCGTGCGCGGTCTGCGCCAGTGGTCCCGCGTGCCCATCGTCGTGCTGTCGGCCCGCGACGCCGAGGCGTCGAAGGTGGCGGCGCTCGACGCCGGGGCTGACGACTACGTCACCAAGCCTTTCGGCATGGACGAGTTGCTGGCGCGCCTGCGGTCGGCGCTGCGCCGCGCCGCGCCCACTCCCGAAGAGGCGGTCGTCGCGACCGACACCTTCTCCGTCGATCTCGGCGAACGGGTGGTGACCCGAGACGGCGCCGCCGTCCACCTCACGCCCACCGAATGGCACGTGCTGGAAGTGCTCGTGCGCAACGCCGGCAAGCTGGTCACGCAGTCGCAGCTGCTCCACGAGGTATGGGGGCCGCAGTACGAGAAGGAAACGAACTACCTGCGGCTGTATCTCGCCCAGCTGCGGCGAAAGCTCGAGCCCGATCCCAGCCAACCGCGCCATCTCATCACCGAGCCCGGCGTCGGCTACCGCTTCGTTACGTAG
- a CDS encoding tryptophan 2,3-dioxygenase family protein: protein MDDAADDKALTYTSYLALDEILGAQRPQSDEHDEMLFIVVHQVYELWFKQLLHELRHVGAELRAGDAAHALHTLKRVLTILKVVVAQIDVLETMTPRQFLSFRTRLASASGFQSQQFRAIEALLPTLFDALVAFLGVAGDLEDALVAVYAADGVGAQLCERFVDLDEGLQEWRYRHVKMVERTIGTSHGTGGSMGAAYLRTTLFQPVFPALWAVRDRL from the coding sequence GTGGACGACGCCGCCGACGACAAGGCACTGACGTACACGTCGTATCTCGCCCTCGACGAGATCCTCGGCGCGCAGCGGCCGCAGTCCGACGAGCACGACGAGATGCTGTTCATCGTCGTGCACCAGGTCTACGAGCTGTGGTTCAAGCAACTGCTGCACGAGCTGCGCCACGTGGGCGCCGAGCTGCGCGCCGGCGACGCGGCCCACGCCCTGCACACGCTCAAGCGCGTCCTCACCATCCTGAAGGTCGTCGTGGCCCAGATCGACGTGCTCGAGACGATGACGCCGCGCCAGTTCCTCAGCTTCCGGACGCGGCTGGCGTCGGCGAGTGGCTTCCAGTCGCAGCAGTTCCGCGCCATCGAGGCGCTGCTGCCCACGTTGTTCGATGCCCTCGTGGCGTTCCTCGGCGTCGCCGGCGACCTGGAGGACGCGCTCGTCGCCGTCTACGCGGCCGACGGCGTGGGCGCGCAGCTGTGCGAGCGTTTCGTCGACCTCGACGAGGGACTCCAGGAGTGGCGGTACCGCCACGTGAAGATGGTCGAGCGCACGATCGGGACCTCCCACGGCACCGGCGGATCCATGGGGGCCGCGTACCTCCGCACGACGCTGTTCCAACCGGTGTTCCCCGCGCTGTGGGCCGTGCGGGATCGCTTATGA
- a CDS encoding pirin family protein — translation MPAVSVDEILTLDPIDAPPPDVPARPVRRVSTAPSGYEGEGFPVRRAFAGAPQELLDPFIHMDQMGEVEYAPGEARGTPWHPHRGFETVTYMLDGVFEHRDSIGNGGVITDGATQWMTAGGGILHIERPPDYLVRSGGLFHGVQLWVNLPAADKMIPAAYQGIEAADVRLARSADGGVLLRVVAGDVAGVHGPGATHTPINYVHATVAPGAELVLPWRADFNALVYVLSGEGYVGPEKQPIRTGQLAVLEPNHPGPIVVTAAHHQESRHEALDVLVLGGRPIGEPIAWQGPFVMNTKAELQQAMEDYHRGKMGVIPD, via the coding sequence ATGCCTGCCGTATCCGTTGACGAGATCCTGACGCTCGATCCGATCGACGCTCCGCCACCCGACGTACCGGCTCGTCCGGTGCGCCGGGTGAGCACGGCGCCGAGCGGTTATGAGGGCGAAGGGTTTCCGGTGCGGCGCGCCTTCGCCGGCGCGCCTCAGGAGTTACTCGACCCGTTCATCCACATGGACCAAATGGGCGAGGTGGAGTACGCGCCCGGTGAGGCGCGCGGCACGCCGTGGCATCCCCATCGCGGGTTCGAAACCGTCACCTACATGCTCGACGGCGTCTTCGAGCACCGGGACTCGATCGGCAACGGTGGCGTCATCACCGACGGCGCGACCCAGTGGATGACCGCCGGCGGCGGCATCCTCCACATCGAGCGACCGCCGGACTACCTCGTGCGCTCGGGCGGGTTGTTCCACGGCGTGCAGCTGTGGGTGAACCTTCCGGCGGCGGACAAGATGATCCCCGCGGCCTACCAGGGCATCGAAGCGGCCGACGTGCGCCTGGCGCGCAGCGCGGACGGCGGGGTACTCCTGCGCGTCGTGGCCGGTGACGTCGCCGGCGTGCATGGTCCGGGCGCCACGCATACGCCGATCAACTACGTCCACGCCACGGTCGCCCCCGGCGCCGAACTGGTGCTGCCGTGGCGGGCCGACTTCAACGCCCTCGTGTACGTACTGTCAGGCGAGGGCTACGTCGGGCCGGAGAAGCAGCCGATCCGCACCGGCCAGCTCGCGGTGCTCGAGCCGAACCACCCCGGCCCGATCGTGGTCACCGCCGCCCACCACCAGGAGAGTCGCCACGAGGCCCTCGACGTGCTCGTGCTGGGCGGTCGGCCGATCGGCGAGCCGATCGCGTGGCAGGGGCCGTTCGTGATGAACACCAAGGCCGAGTTGCAGCAGGCGATGGAGGACTACCACCGCGGAAAGATGGGTGTCATTCCCGACTAG
- a CDS encoding potassium-transporting ATPase subunit F, whose amino-acid sequence MSALVAAVGAASLVDNLIALALTVIVVAYLVAVLVFPEKF is encoded by the coding sequence GTGAGCGCGCTCGTCGCCGCTGTCGGCGCGGCCTCCCTCGTCGACAACCTCATCGCGCTGGCGTTGACCGTCATTGTCGTCGCCTACCTCGTGGCCGTCCTCGTGTTCCCGGAGAAGTTCTGA